From the Streptomyces nodosus genome, the window ACATCGACGCCGGGCAGGCCCGCGAGGACCTGGCGCGCGCCGCCGTCATGGCGCTGTCGTACGTCGCCCAGTCGGCCCGCGGGCAGGGGCTGCCGATGGTGCCGCAGCGGGAGATCGACAAGGCGGGCTCCATCGTGGAGCGGTTCATGATCCGCTGGCGGGGCGAGCCGGACCCCAGGCATGTCGCGGCCGTCGACGCCTACTGGACGTCCGCCGCCGAGCACGGCATGAACGCCTCCACCTTCACGGCCCGGGTCATCGCCTCCACGGGCGCCGATGTGGCCGCCGCACTGTCCGGGGCGGTGGGTGCCATGTCCGGACCGCTGCACGGGGGCGCGCCCTCCCGGGTGCTCGGCATGATCGAGGAGATCGAGCGGACGGGCGACGCGACGGCCTATGTGAAGCAGGCCCTGGACCGGGGCGAGCGGCTGATGGGCTTCGGCCACCGGGTGTACCGCGCCGAGGACCCCCGGGCGCGGGTGCTGCGCCGTACCGCCCGGGAGCTGGGCGCCCCTCGGTTCGAGATCGCCGAGGCGCTGGAGAAGGCGGCCCTGGAGGAGCTGCACAACCGCCGTCCCGACCGGGTCCTCGCCACCAATGTCGAGTTCTGGGCGGCCATCATGCTCGACTTCGCCCAGGTCCCCGCGCACATGTTCACCTCGATGTTCACCTGCGCCCGTACCGCGGGCTGGTCCGCGCACATCCTGGAGCAGAAGCGCACGGGCCGGCTGGTGCGCCCGTCCGCGCGCTATGTGGGCCCCGGCCCGCGCGGCCCCCAGGAGATCGAGGGCTACGAGAACATCTCGCACTGAACCGCCGGACCGCCGGGCCGGGCGGACAGCACCCGGCACCGGCACCGGCACCCGTCGTACGACGCCCGGCGCCCCCAGGGGGCCGGGCCCGACCCCCCGTGGGGTTGCGCCTCATACGCCGGTCAGCAGCTCCGCATGGTGGCGCTCGGCGGCCAGCGGATGCGCGCGCAACTTGCCCTTCAGCTCGTTGAATCCGTAATCCGCGTACAGCGGGTTGGCCGGGTCGTCGGTGATGCCGGGCGCGATGTCGGCGCCCGGGAAGGGCAGCGGTTCCACGCGGGCGTCGAGACGGGGGTTGTAGAAGAACGGCACGGAGAACCGCTCGGTGGCGCCGGGCGGGCTGACGACCCGGTGGTTGGTGGCCATCAGATAGCCGTCGGTCGCCACTTCCAGCAGCTCGCCCAGGTTGACCACGAAGGCGCCCTCGAGCGGCGGCACCTCGTGGAACAGTCCGTCCTCGCGCTGCACCTGGAGCCCGCCGATGCGGTCCTGGAGCAGCAGGGTGAGGAACCCGTAGTCCTTGTGCGCGCCCACGCCCTGGTCCGCTCCGTCGCCCGCGCTGCCGGGGTAGCGCACCAGCTTGAGGTGGGGGTGGGCGTGCTCGCCGAAGACCGGGTCGTAGAAGTCGGGGGGTGCGCCGATCGCGGCGAGCAGTTCATGCAGCAGCCGCTGGGCCACCTCGCTGAGCCGGTCGATCCAGGCGAGTGCGGCGGTGCGCAGCCCGGGGAGGGCGGCGGGCCACTGGTTGGGGCCCTGGAGCCACCAGTAGGCGGGCTCGCCGGGGCCGGGCACCCGGGCGGGGCGTTCGGCGCCTATGTCGAGCTGGTCGCGCCAGTCGCGGGTGCCTCCGGTGCGTTCGTCGCCGGTGCGCGTATAGCCGCGGAAGTGCGGCGAGTTGACGTTGTCCAGGGCGAGGCGGTCGGCTTCCGGCAGGGCGAAGAAGGCATGCATGGCGTCGAGCAGGGCATCGGTCTCGGCCCGGGTGACGCCGTGCCCGACCAGCTGGAAGAAGCCCACATCATGGGCGGCGCTGTGCAGTCGGGCATGGAGCTCCGCCCGGTCCCGGGGGCCGCGGTCGGCCGCGGAGAGGTCGATGATCGGGAGTTGGTCGTACGACGGGTTCGTCATGAGAGGCGTCCGCAGGGTGTACGGGGGCACGGGCGGCCGCCGAAGGGTGGGGCGGGGCCCGGGTGCCAGGTGAAGGGGAAAGAGGGGCTGGATCAGGCGATGCGCCGACAGCCCATGCTCGTGACGCGTCCGTAGTCCACGTGGCGGCGTCGGACGAGCATCGGAGGCATGGGGTCAGGGTACTGCCGGACTCCCGGTGCGTATGTGTCGTGGTTCACAGCCGTCGGCGGTCCGGTCGGCGGGACGAGGACCGGGAGGGCGTGGTCAGTCCAGCGCCTCGGCCACCAGCGTCGCCCACTGGGCCACCACCCGCTCGCGGCGGGCCCCGTCGTCGGTGAGCAGATGGGCGAGGCCGAGGCCACGGGCCAGGTCGAGCAGTCCCTGGACCGTCTCGCGGACGCCGGGGCGGGACTCGTCGGCGCCCAGCAGTTCGACGGCGATGCGATGGGTCTCGCGGCCGACGCGGGCCTCCAGTTCGGTGACCCGGGGGCGCAGCCGGTCCTCGTCGCAGGCGGCGACCCAGAGATGCAGGGCGGCCCGGAACAGCGGCCCGGTGTACAGGTCCACCAGGGCGGCGACGACCGCGCGGCGATCGGCCGTGCCCTCGGGGAACAGGGCCCGCAGGGCGGTGGAGCGTTCCTCGGCGACATACTCCACGGCCGCGGTGAACAGGTCCTCCCGGGTCGGGAAGTGGTGCTGGGCGGCGCCCCGGGAGACCCCGGCGTGCTCGGCGACCACCGAGACCGTGGAGCCCGCCCAGCCGTGTTCGGCGAGGCAGGCCACGGCGGCCTCGAGCAGCCGCTGCCGGGTGGCCCGGCTGCGGTCCTGCTTGGGGCCGCGTTCGACCGTGTTCACACCACCCATGTGGGATCCCGTCGTTCGAGGAAGGCCGTCGCCCCCTCGCGGGCCTGCGGAGAGGCGAACAGCCGGGCCGAGAGCGCGGTCAGGGCGTCCGCGTCCCGGTCGAAGGTCTGAAGCACAGTAGCCGTGAGCAGTCGTTTGGTCTCGGCCAGGCCCTGGGGGGAGGCCCTGCGCAGTCCGTCGAGCACCGGTGCGAGCACCTCGTCGACGTCCGCACCGGCCGCGGTGAGCAGCCCGGCGCGCACGGCCTCGGCGGCGTCGAGGCGTTCGCCGGTGAGGCAGTGGCGGGCCAGCGCGCGCGGGTCCGCGCGGGGCAGCAGCGGAAGGGAGATCACGGCGGGGGCGAGGCCGATCCGCACCTCGGTGAAGGCGAAGGTGGCCGCGGTGGAGGCGACCGCGATGTCACAGGCGCCCAGCAGTCCGAGTCCGCCCGCCCGGACATGCCCGTCCACCCGGGCGACGACCGGGACGGGCAGTTCGACGATCCCCCGCATCAGCTCGACCAGCGCCTCCGGGCGCGGCGGATCGCGCAGATCGGCGCCCGCGCAGAAGGTGTTCCCGGCGTGGGTGAGGACGACGGCGCGGGTGCCGCGGTCCCCGCCGCAGCGGGCCAGCGCCTCGGCCAGGGCGTCGGCGAGCGCGGCCGACAGGGCGTTGCGGCGGGCGGGCGCGTCCAGGGTGAGGGTGGTGATGCCGCGCTCCCGCGCGGTGCGTACGAGTTCCGTCATCTCCGCTCCCCGAGGTGCGGTCAGTAGGACTTCGGCAGGCCCAGGGTCTGGTGGGAGACATGGTTGAGGATCATCTCCCGGCTCACCGGCGCGATCCGGGTCACCCGTGCGGCCGTGATGAGCGACGCGAGCCCGAACTCGCGGGTGAGGCCGTTGCCGCCGAGGGTGTGCACCGCCTGGTCGACGGCCCTCACACAGGCCTCTCCGGCCGCGTACTTGGCCATGTTGGCGGCCTCCCCGGCGGCGAGGTCGTCCCCGGAGTCATGGAGGAGGGCGGCCTTCTGCATCATCAGCCGGGCCAGTTCGAGGTCGATGTGCGCCTGGGCAAGGGGGTGGGCGATCGCCTGGTGGGCGCCGATGGGCCGCCCCCAGACGGCCCGCTCCCGGGCGTACTCCACGGCCCGGGCCAGGGCGTGGCGGCCCATGCCGATCGCGAAGGCGGCGGTCATCACCCGCTCGGGGTTGAGCCCGGCGAACAGCTGGAGCAGCCCCGCGTTCTCGTCGCCGACGAGTGCGTCGGCGGGAAGCCGCACCTCGTCCAGGGTGAGTTCGAACTGCTTCTCGGCCGCGTGGAGTTCCATGGCGATGGGCCGCCGCTGGAAGCCCTCGGCGTCGCGCGGGACGATGAACAGGCAGGGCTTGAGGCGGCCGGTGCGGCCCTCTGGTCCGGACGCGGTCTCGGTGCGGCCCACGATCAGCACCGCATCGGCGGTGTCCGCCCCGGAGATGAACACCTTGCGGCCGGTGAGCAGCCAGTCGCCGCTGTCCGGGTCGCGGCGGGCGGTGGTGGTGATGCGGTGGGAGTTGGAGCCGGCGTCGGGTTCGGTGATGCCGAAGGCCATGGTGCGGGTGCCGTCCGCGAGGCCCGGCAGCCAGCGCTCCTTCTGGGCGTCGGTGCCGAAGCGGGCGATCACCGTGCCGCAGATGGCGGGCGAGACGACCAGCATCAGCAGGGGGCAGCCCGCGGCGCCCAGTTCCTCCAGGACGATGGAGAGTTCGGCGATCCCGGCGCCTCCGCCCCCGTACTCCTGCGGAAGGTTCACCCCGAGATAGCCGAGTTTCGCGGCCTCGGCCCAGAGTTCGGTGGGCCGGCCGCCGGCGGCGACGACGCCGGTGAGGTAGTCACGGCCGTAGCGCCTGCCGAGGGCGGCCACGGCCGAGCGGAGGGCCTGGTGCTCTGCGGTTTCCATGACGGGGCTCATGCCGGCCTCCTGGGCTGGTCCGGTCCGTTGGGTGGTGCGTCTAGTGCGGGGTCTCGGTGTCCACCACGGCCAGCAGGGCGCCGACCTCGACCTGGAGGCCGGGGGCGGCGTACAGGGCCCTGAGGGTGCCCGCGGCCGGTGCGGAGATGGTGTGCCGCATCTTCATCGCCTCCAGCCAGACCAGGGGCTCCCCGGCCCGTACGGGGTCTCCTGCGGCCAGGTCCTCGGCGACCCGGACGACCGTGCCGGGCATGGGGGCAAGCAGCGAGCCGGGGGCGTGGTCGGGGGCGGGCTCGGGGAAGCGGGGCAGGGCGGTGAGCACCGTCCCTCCGACATGGACCCGGTCGCCGTATCGCGCCACCTCGAACCTCCGCCGGACGCCGTCCACTTCGAGGACCACCAGGCGGTCGTCGGCGTGCACCACCCGCACCCCGTCCGCGCCCTCCGCCTCCAGGCCCGTACGGGTGTGGCGGTAGCGCACCTCGTGCTCCTCGCCCGCCATCAGATAGCGCTTGAGCTGCCCCTGCGAGGGCAGATTGCGCCAGCCGCCGAACCGTGAGCGCCCGTGCGCGTCCGCCAGCGCCGCAGCCAGGGGTGCGTACGGATCGGGTGCCGGGGCGGTCAGCGCGGGCAGCCGGCGGTCGTAGAAGCCGGTGTCCGTCCGGGCGGCGGTGAACTCCTCGTGGCGCAGGGACCGGACCAGCAGCTCACGGTTGGTCACCGGTCCGTGGACCGTGGCCCGCTCCAGCGCTCCGGCCAGCCTGCGGACCGCCTCGGCGCGGGTCGGGGCGTGGGCGACGGCCTTGGCGATCAGGGAGTCGTAGTGGACCCCGATCGTGTCGCCGTCCGCGTACCCGGTGTCCAGCCGCACCCCCGGGACGGCCAGGCGGTGCAGGGTGCCGGTCCCCGGGGCCCATCCACGCGCCGGGTCCTCGGCGTACAGCCGGGCCTCGACCGCATGCCCCCGGGCACGGGGCGGCTCACCCTCCAGGGCCGCCCCTTCCGCGATCCGGATCTGGAGGGCCACCAGGTCGATGCCGAACACCGCCTCGGTGACCGGGTGTTCCACCTGGAGCCGGGTGTTCATCTCCAGGAAGTGCGCCCGGCCGTCGGCGACCAGGAACTCCACCGTCCCGGCCCCCACATGGCCGGCGGCGCGGGCCGCCCGTACCGCCGACTCACAGAGGGAGGCGATGAGTTCGGGTGCCAGGCCGGGCGCCGGAGCCTCCTCGATCACCTTCTGGTGGCGGCGCTGGAGCGAGCAGTCGCGGGTGCCGAGCGTCCAGATCGTGCCGTGGGTGTCGGCGAGAAGCTGCACCTCGACATGGCGTCCGTCCTCGATGTAGGGCTCGACGAACACCTCGTCGTCGCCGAACGCGCTCAGCGCCTCCGCGCGCGCGGCCGCCAGTTCGGCGTCCAGGGCGTCCAGCTCCCGCACCACCCGCATCCCGCGTCCGCCGCCGCCCGCCGCCGCCTTGACCAGCACGGGCAGATCGGCGGCGGTGACCGTGGTCAGCGGCTCCAGGCCCATCAACTTCTTGGCGCGGGTCTTGGAGGCCATCGCCTCGATCGCCTCCGGCGGCGGTCCAACCCACACCAGGCCCGCGTCGAGCACCGCGCGCGCGAAGCCGGCGTTCTCGGAGAGGAAGCCGTAGCCCGGGTGCACGGCGTCGGCCCCGGCCGCGAGGGCCGCCCGCACGATCGGATCGCCGCGCAGATAGGTGTCCGAGGGCGCCGCCCCCGGCAGCCGTACCGCCGCGTCGGCCAGGCGGACGTGCAACGCCTCGGCGTCGGCGTCCGAGTGCACGGCGACGGTACGGATGCCCTGTTCACGGCAGGTACGGAAGACGCGGCAGGCGATCTCACCGCGGTTGGCCACCAGCAGGGAAGTGATCATGGGCCTCACATCCGGAAGACGCCGAATCCGCCACGCGCGCCCTGGTAGGGCGCGGTGTGGATCGCGGACAGGCACAGGCCGAGGACGGTGCGGGTGTCGCGGGGGTCGATGACCCCGTCGTCGTACAGCCGCCCGGACAGGAACATCGGCAGGGACTCGGACTCGATCTGCTGTTCCACCATGGCGCGCAGGGCGGCGTCCGCGTCCTCGTCGTACGGACGGCCCTTCGCCGCGGCCGACTGCCGGGCCACGATCGACAGCACCCCGGCGAGCTGCTGCGGGCCCATCACGGCGGACTTGGCGCTGGGCCAGGCGAACAGGAAGCGGGGATCGTACGCCCGCCCGCACATCCCGTAGTGCCCCGCCCCGTAGGAGGCGCCCATCAGCACGGACAGATGCGGGACCCGGCTGTTGGACACCGCGTTGATCATCATCGCGCCGTGTTTGACGATGCCGCCCTGCTCGTACTCCCGGCCGACCATATAGCCGGTGGTG encodes:
- a CDS encoding citrate synthase 2 codes for the protein MSDFVPGLEGVIAFETEIAEPDKEGGALRYRGVDIEDLVGRVSFGNVWGLLVDGAFDPGLPPAEPFPIPVHSGDIRVDVQSALAMLAPVWGLKPLLDIDAGQAREDLARAAVMALSYVAQSARGQGLPMVPQREIDKAGSIVERFMIRWRGEPDPRHVAAVDAYWTSAAEHGMNASTFTARVIASTGADVAAALSGAVGAMSGPLHGGAPSRVLGMIEEIERTGDATAYVKQALDRGERLMGFGHRVYRAEDPRARVLRRTARELGAPRFEIAEALEKAALEELHNRRPDRVLATNVEFWAAIMLDFAQVPAHMFTSMFTCARTAGWSAHILEQKRTGRLVRPSARYVGPGPRGPQEIEGYENISH
- a CDS encoding isopenicillin N synthase family dioxygenase, with protein sequence MTNPSYDQLPIIDLSAADRGPRDRAELHARLHSAAHDVGFFQLVGHGVTRAETDALLDAMHAFFALPEADRLALDNVNSPHFRGYTRTGDERTGGTRDWRDQLDIGAERPARVPGPGEPAYWWLQGPNQWPAALPGLRTAALAWIDRLSEVAQRLLHELLAAIGAPPDFYDPVFGEHAHPHLKLVRYPGSAGDGADQGVGAHKDYGFLTLLLQDRIGGLQVQREDGLFHEVPPLEGAFVVNLGELLEVATDGYLMATNHRVVSPPGATERFSVPFFYNPRLDARVEPLPFPGADIAPGITDDPANPLYADYGFNELKGKLRAHPLAAERHHAELLTGV
- a CDS encoding TetR/AcrR family transcriptional regulator, translating into MGGVNTVERGPKQDRSRATRQRLLEAAVACLAEHGWAGSTVSVVAEHAGVSRGAAQHHFPTREDLFTAAVEYVAEERSTALRALFPEGTADRRAVVAALVDLYTGPLFRAALHLWVAACDEDRLRPRVTELEARVGRETHRIAVELLGADESRPGVRETVQGLLDLARGLGLAHLLTDDGARRERVVAQWATLVAEALD
- a CDS encoding enoyl-CoA hydratase family protein, translating into MTELVRTARERGITTLTLDAPARRNALSAALADALAEALARCGGDRGTRAVVLTHAGNTFCAGADLRDPPRPEALVELMRGIVELPVPVVARVDGHVRAGGLGLLGACDIAVASTAATFAFTEVRIGLAPAVISLPLLPRADPRALARHCLTGERLDAAEAVRAGLLTAAGADVDEVLAPVLDGLRRASPQGLAETKRLLTATVLQTFDRDADALTALSARLFASPQAREGATAFLERRDPTWVV
- a CDS encoding acyl-CoA dehydrogenase family protein; its protein translation is MSPVMETAEHQALRSAVAALGRRYGRDYLTGVVAAGGRPTELWAEAAKLGYLGVNLPQEYGGGGAGIAELSIVLEELGAAGCPLLMLVVSPAICGTVIARFGTDAQKERWLPGLADGTRTMAFGITEPDAGSNSHRITTTARRDPDSGDWLLTGRKVFISGADTADAVLIVGRTETASGPEGRTGRLKPCLFIVPRDAEGFQRRPIAMELHAAEKQFELTLDEVRLPADALVGDENAGLLQLFAGLNPERVMTAAFAIGMGRHALARAVEYARERAVWGRPIGAHQAIAHPLAQAHIDLELARLMMQKAALLHDSGDDLAAGEAANMAKYAAGEACVRAVDQAVHTLGGNGLTREFGLASLITAARVTRIAPVSREMILNHVSHQTLGLPKSY
- a CDS encoding acetyl/propionyl/methylcrotonyl-CoA carboxylase subunit alpha, whose product is MITSLLVANRGEIACRVFRTCREQGIRTVAVHSDADAEALHVRLADAAVRLPGAAPSDTYLRGDPIVRAALAAGADAVHPGYGFLSENAGFARAVLDAGLVWVGPPPEAIEAMASKTRAKKLMGLEPLTTVTAADLPVLVKAAAGGGGRGMRVVRELDALDAELAAARAEALSAFGDDEVFVEPYIEDGRHVEVQLLADTHGTIWTLGTRDCSLQRRHQKVIEEAPAPGLAPELIASLCESAVRAARAAGHVGAGTVEFLVADGRAHFLEMNTRLQVEHPVTEAVFGIDLVALQIRIAEGAALEGEPPRARGHAVEARLYAEDPARGWAPGTGTLHRLAVPGVRLDTGYADGDTIGVHYDSLIAKAVAHAPTRAEAVRRLAGALERATVHGPVTNRELLVRSLRHEEFTAARTDTGFYDRRLPALTAPAPDPYAPLAAALADAHGRSRFGGWRNLPSQGQLKRYLMAGEEHEVRYRHTRTGLEAEGADGVRVVHADDRLVVLEVDGVRRRFEVARYGDRVHVGGTVLTALPRFPEPAPDHAPGSLLAPMPGTVVRVAEDLAAGDPVRAGEPLVWLEAMKMRHTISAPAAGTLRALYAAPGLQVEVGALLAVVDTETPH